The nucleotide sequence TTAAAGCCGAACCAGAGATTCAGGTGATCAACCTGGACCTGCTCTCTTATGCCGGTAGCCAGGAGAACCTCAAGGATCTGCCTGCTCCCGAGCGGCACACCTTTTTCCGCGGCGATATCTGCGACCGTGCACTCGTCGATCACCTTTTCCACTTCTTCAAGGTTGACACGGTGGTAAACTTCGCTGCTGAGACGCACGTTGACCGCTCGATCTTGTACCCAGAGCATTTTCTGCGGACGAATGTTATCGGCACCTTCACCTTGCTGGAAGCCGCTCGCGCCTACTGGCTGCAAGAGAAAGCCATCCCGCATGCTGAGCTACGCTTTCACCAAATCTCCACTGATGAAGTATTCGGCACACTCAAGCCCAGTGAGTCTGCCTGGACGGAGGGAACCCCCTATTCACCCAGCTCACCCTACTCCGCCTCCAAGGCTGCCGCAGACCATTACGTGCGCGCCTTCGGTCACACCTATGGCCTGCCCTATTCCATAACCCATTGCACCAACAACTATGGTCCCTATCAGTTCCCTGAGAAGCTCATCCCGCTGATGATCCTCAACGCCCTGGACGGCATACCTTTGCCCATTTACGGTGATGGTGCTCAGATTCGCGATTGGTTGTATGTTGAGGATCACTGTGAAGCCATTTGGAAGGTGCTGCGTCATGGAAGCCTCGGGCAAACGTACAATATT is from Anaerolineales bacterium and encodes:
- the rfbB gene encoding dTDP-glucose 4,6-dehydratase, with the protein product MKNILVTGGAGFIGSNFVRYLLKAEPEIQVINLDLLSYAGSQENLKDLPAPERHTFFRGDICDRALVDHLFHFFKVDTVVNFAAETHVDRSILYPEHFLRTNVIGTFTLLEAARAYWLQEKAIPHAELRFHQISTDEVFGTLKPSESAWTEGTPYSPSSPYSASKAAADHYVRAFGHTYGLPYSITHCTNNYGPYQFPEKLIPLMILNALDGIPLPIYGDGAQIRDWLYVEDHCEAIWKVLRHGSLGQTYNIAAGSQPTNLEVVNHLCAAMDELVPDSPSVPHSMLMRFVPDRPGHDRRYALDISKIKTELGWQPRESLGSGLQKTIKWYLANPEWVSAIRQQQDYQQWLERNYDKRQ